The Pongo abelii isolate AG06213 chromosome 11, NHGRI_mPonAbe1-v2.0_pri, whole genome shotgun sequence genome includes a window with the following:
- the OBSL1 gene encoding obscurin-like protein 1 isoform X2 has protein sequence MKASSGDQGSPPCFLRFPRPVRVVSGAEAELKCVVLGEPPPVVVWEKGGQQLAASERLSFPADGAEHGLLLSAALPTDAGVYVCRARNAAGEAYAAAAVTVLEPLASDPEPQPAERPLPPPGSGESAPVFLTGPRSQWVLRGAEVVLTCRAGGLPEPTLYWEKDGMALDEVWDSSHFALEPGRAEDGPGASLALRILAARLPDSGVYVCHARNAHGHAQAGALLQVHQPPESPPADPDEAPAPVVEPLKCAPKTFWVNEGKHAKFRCYVMGKPEPEIEWHWEGRPLLPDRRRLMYRDRDGGFVLKVLYCQAKDRGLYVCAARNSAGQTLSAVQLHVKEPRLRFTRPLQDVEGREHGIAVLECKVPNSRIPTAWFREDQRLLPCRKYEQIEEGTVRRLIIHRLKADDDGIYLCEMRGRVRTVANVTVKGPILKRLPRKLDVLEGENAVLLVETLEARVEGRWSRDGEELPVICQSSSGHMHALVLPGVTREDAGEVTFSLGNSRTTTLLRVKCVKHSPPGPPISAEMFKGHKNTVLLTWKPPEPAPETPFIYRLERQEVGSEDWIQCFSIEKAGAVEVPGDCVPSEGDYRFRICTVSGHGRSPHVVFHGSAHLVPTARLVAGLEDVQVYDGEDAVFSLDLSTIIQGTWFLNGEELKSNEPEGQVEPGALRYRMEQKGLQHRLILHAVKHQDSGALVGFSCPGVQDSAALTIQESPVHILSPQDKVSLTFTTSERVVLTCELSRVDFPATWYKDGQKVEESELLVVKMDGRKHRLILPEAKVQDSGEFECRTEGVSAFFVVTVQDPPVHIVDPREHVFVHAITSECVMLACEVDREDAPVRWYKDGQEVEESDFVVLENEGPHRRLVLPATQPSDGGEFQCVAGDERAYFTVTITDVSSWIVYPSGKVYVAAVRLERVVLTCELCRPWAEVRWTKDGEEVVESPALLLQKEDTVRRLVLPAVQLEDSGEYLCEIDDESASFTVTVTEPPVRIIYPRDEVTLIAVTLECVVLMCELSREDAPVRWYKDGLEVEESEALVLERDGPRCRLVLPAAQPEDGGEFVCDAGDDSAFFTVTVTAPPERIVHPAARSLDLHFGAPGRVELRCEVAPAGSQVRWYKDGLEVEASDALQLRAEGPTRTLTLPHAQPEDAGEYVCETRDEAITFNVILAEPPVQFLAPETTLSPLCVAPGEPVVLNCELSRAGAPVVWSHNGRPVQEGEGLELHAEGPRRVLCIQAAGPAHAGLYTCQSGAAPGAPSLSFTVQVAEPPVRVVAPEAAQTRVRSTPGGDLELVVHLSGPGVPVRWYKDGERLASQGRVQLEQAGARQVLRVQGARSGDAGEYLCDAPQDSRIFLVSVEEPLPVKLVSELTPLTVHEGDDATFRCEVSPPDADVTWLRNGAVVTPGPQVEMAQNGSSRILTLRGCQLGDAGTVTVRAGRTATSARLHVRGTDQWDGARGQPPTPPDSMASFFPIRDRAAVPTAVAGCAGRGRPGCVSRSGDRPSGCSGGRALGARWAAPAPRLSPVHGPGWAHPPPLHPWCHTGRPGHLQLREPPRSHPGQAQREAEAAEGAAASGGRDHQ, from the exons ATGAAGGCGAGCTCGGGGGACCAGGGGAGCCCCCCGTGCTTCCTGCGCTTCCCGCGGCCCGTGCGGGTGGTAAGTGGCGCCGAGGCCGAGCTCAAGTGCGTGGTCCTGGGGGAGCCGCCGCCTGTAGTGGTGTGGGAGAAGGGCGGGCAGCAGCTGGCGGCCTCGGAACGCCTGAGCTTCCCGGCGGACGGCGCGGAGCACGGCCTGCTGCTGAGCGCCGCACTGCCCACCGACGCGGGGGTCTACGTGTGCCGCGCCCGCAACGCGGCCGGCGAGGCCTACGCGGCGGCCGCCGTCACCGTGCTGGAGCCGCTGGCCTCCGACCCCGAGCCGCAGCCCGCCGAGCGCCCGCTGCCACCGCCGGGGTCCGGGGAGAGCGCCCCGGTCTTCCTCACGGGGCCCCGATCCCAGTGGGTGCTGCGGGGGGCGGAGGTGGTGCTGACGTGCCGGGCGGGGGGCCTCCCCGAGCCCACACTGTACTGGGAGAAGGACGGGATGGCCCTGGACGAAGTGTGGGACAGCAGCCACTTCGCGCTCGAGCCGGGCCGCGCGGAGGACGGCCCCGGCGCGAGCCTGGCACTGCGCATCCTGGCGGCTCGGCTGCCGGATTCCGGCGTCTACGTGTGCCACGCCCGCAACGCGCACGGCCACGCGCAGGCGGGGGCGCTGCTCCAGGTGCACCAGCCCCCCGAGAGCCCGCCCGCGGACCCCGACGAGGCCCCCGCGCCGGTGGTGGAGCCGCTCAAGTGCGCGCCTAAGACCTTCTGGGTGAACGAGGGCAAGCACGCCAAGTTCCGCTGCTACGTGATGGGCAAGCCCGAGCCCGAGATCGAATGGCACTGGGAGGGCCGCCCGCTGCTCCCGGACCGCCGCCGCCTCATGTACCGCGACCGCGACGGCGGCTTCGTGCTCAAGGTGCTCTACTGCCAGGCCAAGGACCGTGGGCTCTACGTCTGCGCTGCGCGCAACTCGGCGGGCCAGACGCTCAGTGCGGTGCAGCTGCACGTGAAAG AGCCCCGCCTCCGGTTCACACGGCCCCTGCAGGACGTGGAGGGCCGTGAGCACGGGATTGCCGTGCTGGAGTGTAAAGTACCCAACTCCCGCATCCCCACGGCCTGGTTCCGTGAGGACCAGCGGCTGCTGCCCTGCCGCAAGTACGAGCAGATTGAAGAGGGCACTGTCCGGCGCCTCATCATCCACAGGCTGAAGGCAGACGATGATGGTATCTACCTATGCGAGATGCGGGGCCGGGTGCGCACCGTGGCCAACGTCACAGTCAAAG GGCCCATCCTGAAGCGCCTGCCCCGGAAGCTCGATGTCCTGGAAGGAGAGAACGCAGTGCTGCTAGTGGAAACTCTAGAGGCCAGGGTCGAGGGACGCTGGAGCCGTGATGGGGAGGAGCTGCCGGTCATCTGCCAGAGCAGCTCAGGCCACATGCATGCCCTGGTCCTTCCAGGGGTCACCCGAGAGGATGCTGGCGAGGTCACCTTTAGCCTGGGCAACTCCCGTACCACTACTCTTCTCAGAGTAAAAT GTGTCAAGCACAGTCCCCCAGGACCCCCCATATCGGCAGAGATGTTCAAGGGCCACAAGAACACGGTCCTGTTGACCTGGAAGCCTCCTGAGCCAGCTCCCGAGACCCCATTCATCTACCGGCTGGAGCGGCAGGAAGTGGGCTCTGAAGACTGGATTCAGTGCTTCAGCATCGAGAAAGCTGGAGCTGTGGAGGTGCCGGGCGACTGTGTGCCCTCCGAGGGTGACTACCGCTTCCGCATCTGCACAGTCAGCGGACATGGCCGTAGTCCCCACGTGGTGTTCCACGGTTCTGCTCACCTTG TGCCCACAGCTCGCCTGGTGGCAGGTCTGGAGGATGTGCAGGTATACGACGGGGAAGATGCTGTGTTCTCCCTCGATCTCTCCACCATCATCCAGGGTACCTGGTTCCTTAATGGGGAAGAGCTCAAGAGTAATGAGCCAGAGGGCCAGGTGGAACCTGGGGCCCTGCGGTACCGTATGGAGCAGAAGGGCCTGCAGCACAGACTCATCCTGCATGCTGTCAAGCACCAGGACAGTGGTGCCCTGGTTGGCTTCAGCTGCCCTGGCGTGCAGGACTCAGCTGCCCTCACAATCCAAG AGAGTCCGGTGCACATCCTGAGCCCCCAGGACAAGGTGTCATTGACTTTCACAACCTCAGAGCGGGTGGTGCTGACTTGTGAGCTCTCAAGGGTGGACTTCCCGGCGACCTGGTACAAGGATGGGCAGAAGGTGGAGGAGAGCGAGTTGCTGGTGGTGAAGATGGATGGGCGCAAACACCGTCTGATCCTGCCTGAGGCCAAAGTCCAGGACAGTGGCGAGTTTGAGTGCAGGACAGAAGGGGTCTCGGCCTTCTTCGTCGTCACTGTCCAAG ATCCTCCCGTGCACATCGTGGACCCCCGAGAACATGTGTTCGTGCATGCCATAACTTCTGAGTGTGTCATGCTGGCCTGTGAGGTGGACCGAGAGGACGCCCCTGTGCGTTGGTACAAGGACgggcaggaggtggaggagagTGACTTCGTGGTGCTGGAGAATGAGGGGCCCCATCGCCGCCTGGTGCTGCCCGCCACCCAGCCCTCAGACGGGGGCGAGTTTCAGTGCGTCGCTGGAGATGAGCGTGCCTACTTCACCGTTACCATCACAG ACGTCTCCTCATGGATCGTGTATCCCAGCGGCAAGGTGTATGTGGCAGCCGTGCGCCTGGAGCGTGTGGTGCTGACCTGTGAGCTATGCCGGCCCTGGGCAGAGGTGCGCTGGACCAAGGATGGAGAGGAGGTGGTGGAGAGCCCCGCGCTGCTCCTGCAGAAGGAAGACACTGTCCGCCGCCTGGTGCTGCCTGCCGTCCAGCTGGAGGACTCCGGCGAGTACTTGTGTGAAATTGACGATGAGTCGGCCTCCTTCACTGTCACTGTCACAG AACCCCCAGTGCGGATCATATACCCTCGCGATGAGGTGACCTTGATTGCCGTGACCTTGGAGTGTGTGGTGCTGATGTGTGAACTGTCTCGGGAGGATGCCCCTGTGCGCTGGTACAAGGACGGGCTGGAAGTGGAGGAGAGTGAGGCCCTGGTGCTGGAGAGGGATGGGCCACGCTGCCGCCTGGTGCTACCTGCTGCCCAGCCCGAGGACGGGGGCGAGTTTGTATGCGACGCTGGAGATGACTCGGCCTTCTTCACTGTCACTGTCACAG CCCCACCAGAGAGGATTGTGCACCCGGCAGCCCGCTCCCTGGATCTGCATTTTGGGGCTCCAGGGCGCGTGGAGCTGCGCTGTGAGGTGGCCCCAGCTGGGTCTCAGGTGCGCTGGTACAAGGATGGGCTGGAAGTGGAGGCATCAGATGCCCTGCAGCTGCGTGCCGAGGGGCCCACCCGCACCCTGACCCTGCCCCACGCCCAGCCTGAGGACGCCGGGGAGTATGTGTGTGAGACCCGGGATGAGGCCATCACCTTCAATGTCATCCTGGCTG AGCCCCCAGTGCAGTTCCTTGCTCCAGAGACAACTCTAAGCCCGCTCTGTGTGGCCCCCGGGGAGCCAGTGGTGCTGAACTGTGAACTGTCCCGGGCTGGCGCCCCCGTGGTCTGGAGCCACAATGGGAGGCCCGTGCAGGAGGGCGAGGGCCTAGAGCTCCATGCCGAGGGCCCCCGCCGAGTCCTCTGCATCCAGGCTGCAGGCCCAGCCCATGCAGGGCTCTACACCTGCCAGTCTGGAGCAGCCCCAGGAGCCCCAAGCCTCAGCTTCACTGTCCAGGTGGCTG AGCCCCCTGTGCGCGTGGTAGCTCCCGAGGCAGCCCAGACGAGGGTTCGGAGCACTCCAGGCGGGGACCTAGAGCTGGTGGTGCACCTCTCCGGGCCAGGGGTCCCTGTGCGCTGGTACAAGGACGGGGAGCGACTGGCAAGCCAGGGGCGGGTGCAGCTGGAGCAGGCCGGGGCCAGGCAGGTGCTGCGGGTGCAGGGGGCACGGAGCGGGGACGCTGGGGAGTACCTGTGCGACGCACCCCAGGACAGCCGCATCTTCCTTGTCAGCGTGGAAG AGCCACTGCCGGTGAAGCTGGTCTCGGAGCTGACACCACTCACTGTCCATGAGGGCGATGATGCCACATTCCGGTGTGAAGTCTCCCCACCAGATGCTGATGTTACCTGGCTGCGCAATGGGGCCGTCGTCACTCCAGGGCCCCAAGTGGAGATGGCCCAGAATGGTTCAAGCCGCATCTTAACCTTGCGAGGCTGCCAACTAGGGGATGCGGGGACCGTGACTGTGCGGGCAGGGCGCACGGCCACAAGTGCCCGGCTCCATGTTCGAG GGACAGACCAGTGGGATGGAGCAAGGGGCCAGCCTCCAACCCCACCAGACTCCATGGCCTCCTTCTTCCCCATCAGAGACAGAGCTGCTGTTCCTACGGCGGTTGCAGGATGTGCGGGCAGAGGAAGGCCAGGATGTGTGTCTCGAAGTGGAGACAGGCCGAGTGGGTGCAGTGGGGGCCGTGCGCTGGGTGCGAGGTGGGCAGCCCCTGCCCCACGACTCTCGCCTGTCCATGGTCCAGGATGGGCACATCCACCGCCTCTTCATCCATGGTGTCATACTGGCCGACCAGGGCACCTACAGCTGCGAGAGCCACCACGATCGCACCCTGGCCAGGCTCAGCGTGAGGC CGAGGCAGCTGAGGGTGCTGCGGCCTCTGGAGGACGTGACCATCAGTGA
- the OBSL1 gene encoding obscurin-like protein 1 isoform X3 codes for MKASSGDQGSPPCFLRFPRPVRVVSGAEAELKCVVLGEPPPVVVWEKGGQQLAASERLSFPADGAEHGLLLSAALPTDAGVYVCRARNAAGEAYAAAAVTVLEPLASDPEPQPAERPLPPPGSGESAPVFLTGPRSQWVLRGAEVVLTCRAGGLPEPTLYWEKDGMALDEVWDSSHFALEPGRAEDGPGASLALRILAARLPDSGVYVCHARNAHGHAQAGALLQVHQPPESPPADPDEAPAPVVEPLKCAPKTFWVNEGKHAKFRCYVMGKPEPEIEWHWEGRPLLPDRRRLMYRDRDGGFVLKVLYCQAKDRGLYVCAARNSAGQTLSAVQLHVKEPRLRFTRPLQDVEGREHGIAVLECKVPNSRIPTAWFREDQRLLPCRKYEQIEEGTVRRLIIHRLKADDDGIYLCEMRGRVRTVANVTVKGPILKRLPRKLDVLEGENAVLLVETLEARVEGRWSRDGEELPVICQSSSGHMHALVLPGVTREDAGEVTFSLGNSRTTTLLRVKCVKHSPPGPPISAEMFKGHKNTVLLTWKPPEPAPETPFIYRLERQEVGSEDWIQCFSIEKAGAVEVPGDCVPSEGDYRFRICTVSGHGRSPHVVFHGSAHLVPTARLVAGLEDVQVYDGEDAVFSLDLSTIIQGTWFLNGEELKSNEPEGQVEPGALRYRMEQKGLQHRLILHAVKHQDSGALVGFSCPGVQDSAALTIQESPVHILSPQDKVSLTFTTSERVVLTCELSRVDFPATWYKDGQKVEESELLVVKMDGRKHRLILPEAKVQDSGEFECRTEGVSAFFVVTVQDPPVHIVDPREHVFVHAITSECVMLACEVDREDAPVRWYKDGQEVEESDFVVLENEGPHRRLVLPATQPSDGGEFQCVAGDERAYFTVTITDVSSWIVYPSGKVYVAAVRLERVVLTCELCRPWAEVRWTKDGEEVVESPALLLQKEDTVRRLVLPAVQLEDSGEYLCEIDDESASFTVTVTEPPVRIIYPRDEVTLIAVTLECVVLMCELSREDAPVRWYKDGLEVEESEALVLERDGPRCRLVLPAAQPEDGGEFVCDAGDDSAFFTVTVTAPPERIVHPAARSLDLHFGAPGRVELRCEVAPAGSQVRWYKDGLEVEASDALQLRAEGPTRTLTLPHAQPEDAGEYVCETRDEAITFNVILAEPPVQFLAPETTLSPLCVAPGEPVVLNCELSRAGAPVVWSHNGRPVQEGEGLELHAEGPRRVLCIQAAGPAHAGLYTCQSGAAPGAPSLSFTVQVAEPPVRVVAPEAAQTRVRSTPGGDLELVVHLSGPGVPVRWYKDGERLASQGRVQLEQAGARQVLRVQGARSGDAGEYLCDAPQDSRIFLVSVEEPLPVKLVSELTPLTVHEGDDATFRCEVSPPDADVTWLRNGAVVTPGPQVEMAQNGSSRILTLRGCQLGDAGTVTVRAGRTATSARLHVRETELLFLRRLQDVRAEEGQDVCLEVETGRVGAVGAVRWVRGGQPLPHDSRLSMVQDGHIHRLFIHGVILADQGTYSCESHHDRTLARLSVRRRERAHA; via the exons ATGAAGGCGAGCTCGGGGGACCAGGGGAGCCCCCCGTGCTTCCTGCGCTTCCCGCGGCCCGTGCGGGTGGTAAGTGGCGCCGAGGCCGAGCTCAAGTGCGTGGTCCTGGGGGAGCCGCCGCCTGTAGTGGTGTGGGAGAAGGGCGGGCAGCAGCTGGCGGCCTCGGAACGCCTGAGCTTCCCGGCGGACGGCGCGGAGCACGGCCTGCTGCTGAGCGCCGCACTGCCCACCGACGCGGGGGTCTACGTGTGCCGCGCCCGCAACGCGGCCGGCGAGGCCTACGCGGCGGCCGCCGTCACCGTGCTGGAGCCGCTGGCCTCCGACCCCGAGCCGCAGCCCGCCGAGCGCCCGCTGCCACCGCCGGGGTCCGGGGAGAGCGCCCCGGTCTTCCTCACGGGGCCCCGATCCCAGTGGGTGCTGCGGGGGGCGGAGGTGGTGCTGACGTGCCGGGCGGGGGGCCTCCCCGAGCCCACACTGTACTGGGAGAAGGACGGGATGGCCCTGGACGAAGTGTGGGACAGCAGCCACTTCGCGCTCGAGCCGGGCCGCGCGGAGGACGGCCCCGGCGCGAGCCTGGCACTGCGCATCCTGGCGGCTCGGCTGCCGGATTCCGGCGTCTACGTGTGCCACGCCCGCAACGCGCACGGCCACGCGCAGGCGGGGGCGCTGCTCCAGGTGCACCAGCCCCCCGAGAGCCCGCCCGCGGACCCCGACGAGGCCCCCGCGCCGGTGGTGGAGCCGCTCAAGTGCGCGCCTAAGACCTTCTGGGTGAACGAGGGCAAGCACGCCAAGTTCCGCTGCTACGTGATGGGCAAGCCCGAGCCCGAGATCGAATGGCACTGGGAGGGCCGCCCGCTGCTCCCGGACCGCCGCCGCCTCATGTACCGCGACCGCGACGGCGGCTTCGTGCTCAAGGTGCTCTACTGCCAGGCCAAGGACCGTGGGCTCTACGTCTGCGCTGCGCGCAACTCGGCGGGCCAGACGCTCAGTGCGGTGCAGCTGCACGTGAAAG AGCCCCGCCTCCGGTTCACACGGCCCCTGCAGGACGTGGAGGGCCGTGAGCACGGGATTGCCGTGCTGGAGTGTAAAGTACCCAACTCCCGCATCCCCACGGCCTGGTTCCGTGAGGACCAGCGGCTGCTGCCCTGCCGCAAGTACGAGCAGATTGAAGAGGGCACTGTCCGGCGCCTCATCATCCACAGGCTGAAGGCAGACGATGATGGTATCTACCTATGCGAGATGCGGGGCCGGGTGCGCACCGTGGCCAACGTCACAGTCAAAG GGCCCATCCTGAAGCGCCTGCCCCGGAAGCTCGATGTCCTGGAAGGAGAGAACGCAGTGCTGCTAGTGGAAACTCTAGAGGCCAGGGTCGAGGGACGCTGGAGCCGTGATGGGGAGGAGCTGCCGGTCATCTGCCAGAGCAGCTCAGGCCACATGCATGCCCTGGTCCTTCCAGGGGTCACCCGAGAGGATGCTGGCGAGGTCACCTTTAGCCTGGGCAACTCCCGTACCACTACTCTTCTCAGAGTAAAAT GTGTCAAGCACAGTCCCCCAGGACCCCCCATATCGGCAGAGATGTTCAAGGGCCACAAGAACACGGTCCTGTTGACCTGGAAGCCTCCTGAGCCAGCTCCCGAGACCCCATTCATCTACCGGCTGGAGCGGCAGGAAGTGGGCTCTGAAGACTGGATTCAGTGCTTCAGCATCGAGAAAGCTGGAGCTGTGGAGGTGCCGGGCGACTGTGTGCCCTCCGAGGGTGACTACCGCTTCCGCATCTGCACAGTCAGCGGACATGGCCGTAGTCCCCACGTGGTGTTCCACGGTTCTGCTCACCTTG TGCCCACAGCTCGCCTGGTGGCAGGTCTGGAGGATGTGCAGGTATACGACGGGGAAGATGCTGTGTTCTCCCTCGATCTCTCCACCATCATCCAGGGTACCTGGTTCCTTAATGGGGAAGAGCTCAAGAGTAATGAGCCAGAGGGCCAGGTGGAACCTGGGGCCCTGCGGTACCGTATGGAGCAGAAGGGCCTGCAGCACAGACTCATCCTGCATGCTGTCAAGCACCAGGACAGTGGTGCCCTGGTTGGCTTCAGCTGCCCTGGCGTGCAGGACTCAGCTGCCCTCACAATCCAAG AGAGTCCGGTGCACATCCTGAGCCCCCAGGACAAGGTGTCATTGACTTTCACAACCTCAGAGCGGGTGGTGCTGACTTGTGAGCTCTCAAGGGTGGACTTCCCGGCGACCTGGTACAAGGATGGGCAGAAGGTGGAGGAGAGCGAGTTGCTGGTGGTGAAGATGGATGGGCGCAAACACCGTCTGATCCTGCCTGAGGCCAAAGTCCAGGACAGTGGCGAGTTTGAGTGCAGGACAGAAGGGGTCTCGGCCTTCTTCGTCGTCACTGTCCAAG ATCCTCCCGTGCACATCGTGGACCCCCGAGAACATGTGTTCGTGCATGCCATAACTTCTGAGTGTGTCATGCTGGCCTGTGAGGTGGACCGAGAGGACGCCCCTGTGCGTTGGTACAAGGACgggcaggaggtggaggagagTGACTTCGTGGTGCTGGAGAATGAGGGGCCCCATCGCCGCCTGGTGCTGCCCGCCACCCAGCCCTCAGACGGGGGCGAGTTTCAGTGCGTCGCTGGAGATGAGCGTGCCTACTTCACCGTTACCATCACAG ACGTCTCCTCATGGATCGTGTATCCCAGCGGCAAGGTGTATGTGGCAGCCGTGCGCCTGGAGCGTGTGGTGCTGACCTGTGAGCTATGCCGGCCCTGGGCAGAGGTGCGCTGGACCAAGGATGGAGAGGAGGTGGTGGAGAGCCCCGCGCTGCTCCTGCAGAAGGAAGACACTGTCCGCCGCCTGGTGCTGCCTGCCGTCCAGCTGGAGGACTCCGGCGAGTACTTGTGTGAAATTGACGATGAGTCGGCCTCCTTCACTGTCACTGTCACAG AACCCCCAGTGCGGATCATATACCCTCGCGATGAGGTGACCTTGATTGCCGTGACCTTGGAGTGTGTGGTGCTGATGTGTGAACTGTCTCGGGAGGATGCCCCTGTGCGCTGGTACAAGGACGGGCTGGAAGTGGAGGAGAGTGAGGCCCTGGTGCTGGAGAGGGATGGGCCACGCTGCCGCCTGGTGCTACCTGCTGCCCAGCCCGAGGACGGGGGCGAGTTTGTATGCGACGCTGGAGATGACTCGGCCTTCTTCACTGTCACTGTCACAG CCCCACCAGAGAGGATTGTGCACCCGGCAGCCCGCTCCCTGGATCTGCATTTTGGGGCTCCAGGGCGCGTGGAGCTGCGCTGTGAGGTGGCCCCAGCTGGGTCTCAGGTGCGCTGGTACAAGGATGGGCTGGAAGTGGAGGCATCAGATGCCCTGCAGCTGCGTGCCGAGGGGCCCACCCGCACCCTGACCCTGCCCCACGCCCAGCCTGAGGACGCCGGGGAGTATGTGTGTGAGACCCGGGATGAGGCCATCACCTTCAATGTCATCCTGGCTG AGCCCCCAGTGCAGTTCCTTGCTCCAGAGACAACTCTAAGCCCGCTCTGTGTGGCCCCCGGGGAGCCAGTGGTGCTGAACTGTGAACTGTCCCGGGCTGGCGCCCCCGTGGTCTGGAGCCACAATGGGAGGCCCGTGCAGGAGGGCGAGGGCCTAGAGCTCCATGCCGAGGGCCCCCGCCGAGTCCTCTGCATCCAGGCTGCAGGCCCAGCCCATGCAGGGCTCTACACCTGCCAGTCTGGAGCAGCCCCAGGAGCCCCAAGCCTCAGCTTCACTGTCCAGGTGGCTG AGCCCCCTGTGCGCGTGGTAGCTCCCGAGGCAGCCCAGACGAGGGTTCGGAGCACTCCAGGCGGGGACCTAGAGCTGGTGGTGCACCTCTCCGGGCCAGGGGTCCCTGTGCGCTGGTACAAGGACGGGGAGCGACTGGCAAGCCAGGGGCGGGTGCAGCTGGAGCAGGCCGGGGCCAGGCAGGTGCTGCGGGTGCAGGGGGCACGGAGCGGGGACGCTGGGGAGTACCTGTGCGACGCACCCCAGGACAGCCGCATCTTCCTTGTCAGCGTGGAAG AGCCACTGCCGGTGAAGCTGGTCTCGGAGCTGACACCACTCACTGTCCATGAGGGCGATGATGCCACATTCCGGTGTGAAGTCTCCCCACCAGATGCTGATGTTACCTGGCTGCGCAATGGGGCCGTCGTCACTCCAGGGCCCCAAGTGGAGATGGCCCAGAATGGTTCAAGCCGCATCTTAACCTTGCGAGGCTGCCAACTAGGGGATGCGGGGACCGTGACTGTGCGGGCAGGGCGCACGGCCACAAGTGCCCGGCTCCATGTTCGAG AGACAGAGCTGCTGTTCCTACGGCGGTTGCAGGATGTGCGGGCAGAGGAAGGCCAGGATGTGTGTCTCGAAGTGGAGACAGGCCGAGTGGGTGCAGTGGGGGCCGTGCGCTGGGTGCGAGGTGGGCAGCCCCTGCCCCACGACTCTCGCCTGTCCATGGTCCAGGATGGGCACATCCACCGCCTCTTCATCCATGGTGTCATACTGGCCGACCAGGGCACCTACAGCTGCGAGAGCCACCACGATCGCACCCTGGCCAGGCTCAGCGTGAGGC GACGGGAGCGCGCTCACGCCTAG